ATGCGGTGGATGGTTTAATGTACATCCGCATTGCAGATTTGCCCGAAAGTACGGTAAAGCCTGTGATGGAAGAATTTCAGGCAGAGCTTGAAAAGAAATATTCCGATAAAAATGGTGATAGTGCCGATACGGAAACTTCAAATGAAAAAGTAAATCCTGATTAATTTATTTTAAAATTTGTTCGATATGGCTGCAAAAACTATTGATGAAGTTATAGCACGGTTGGACAATATTATTGACGCCGAATGTGCCAAAAATTCCTGTATGGCATATTTCCCCATACTTTACAGAGAAGTTACTGTTCGCATAAAAGAGGGTATTCTCAACAATGAATTCGAAAACAATCCACGCATGGAAAAGCTGGATGTGCTCTTCGCGAACAGATATATTGAGGCTTACGAATGTTTAGGCAAAAATCAACCTTTTACTAAAAGTTGGAAAAAAGCCTTTGAAGTTGCAAAAAAGGGAAATTTGTTGATTATGCAGCATCTGCTTTTGGGCATCAATGCACACATCAATTTAGACCTCGGGATTGCCGTGGCTGAAACCGTTGGCGATGATGGCGAGTTGATGGATTTTGAAAATGACTTCAATAAAATCAATGAAATTCTTGGTTCAATGATTGCAAATGTGGAATCGAAGATAATTACTGTTTCGCCTTTATTTGGATTATTGGATAAATTTGGAAAAGGCCGCGAGGATAAATTGGTAAATTTCAGTATAAACGTAGCTCGCGATGGAGCCTGGCTTTTCGCCAACCAGTATCATTTTTCGCACAACAAAGACGAAGAACTAAAAACACGTGATACTATAATTGCAACGCTTGCCGACAAATTGATCCATCAAAAAAGTTGGGTTTTAAAATATTTGGTAAAAACCATTTATTTCTTTGAAAAGAAAGATGTTCCGCAGATAGTGTTGGTACTTAAGCAATAGTTGAAGTGTTTACAAAACACCCATACAATTAATCTACATTGCATTGAATTTTCGCAACCTCTGTATCTAAACCAGAGTTGGGATTATCTCCCGTTATAATAGCTTTATCGTCTTTAAGAACTATCGTTATTTCAGCTGTTTCTTCAATACCTTCTTGCATATACCGATAGGTAGCGGTGATGGTTTTATTTTCTATAGTTCCTTCCAATGTTCCATGACGTTGATCTTTTAATGCAGGTAGCCAATTGTAATTCCCCGTGACCGAATCTCCTTTTATGTGAAGATCAAGATTGAGAACATCAATATTTTCGGTACTATCTGGAAAGGAATATTCATTTCTGAAGCACAACTCCTCGGTAGCCACAGTTTCTTCATTTTCTGAAGATATTTCTTCACTTTTTGGGTTTTTGCAACTTATGCAAAGTAAAAGTGAGGCAAGGATGGCAAGGGTGATTTTCATAGCTTTATTTTTTTAAATTTTACTTTTCTGAAAAAGGATTATAGCTTCCAAAGCTCCAAATATTTCCTTCGGGATCTTTGCAGCTGTAGCCACGGCCACCGTAGTCTTCGTCTTTAATGTCCATTACTATTTCGGCACCATTTGCCTTTGCGTTTTTGTAATGTTCATCAACATTCTCGATTATAAAATAAGGTGTTTGGGTATTGTAGCCTTCAAGGTTTTTGGGAAGGTTGAGCATTTTACCGAAAGCAGTATCGGGATTGAATGGGTTTACCATTATTAAAGCCTTGCCCAATACCAGTTGTGCGTGAAATATTTTGCCGTTGTCGTCTTTATAAACACCGTGTTCCTTAAAACCGAACGCCTTTTTTAAAAATGAAACTGCAGCATTAACATCGCTGTAAATTAAATTGGGTATTGCGCCGTGTTTGCTCATTTTACTTTTTTAAAATTTAACAAAGTAAAAAAGCCCTTGAAAATATCCAAAGGCTCTTAAATTTTAAAACCATCCTTTTTTACCAACTTGATAGGTTTGATAAAATTCCTCATCACTTTTGGTTAGATAAATTATGCCTTCAATTAAACCTATTATACTGCCGATACCGCAGGTTACTACGGTTATAATTATTTGAATTATCCCTTCCTGCGTATATCCTAAAATGAATTTATGAATGCCAAATCCACCTAAAAGAATGGCAAGAATTCCTGCCAAAATCTTTTTGTTTTCTTGATTGTGTTGGGGAGAAGGTTGATTCCAACTTTCGTTAGCGGTATTTCGTGATTGCTGCTGGGTACTGTCATACCCTTGGTTTTGTTGTTCTTCCATAATATTAATTAGTTGATTTTTAACGTATTTTAAATTTATAAAAAATTATAGAAATGCACTATCAACAGGTTCCCAAAGTTCAATTTTATTTCCATCGGGATCGAGTATCCAGCCGAATTTTCCGTAATCATAGGTCTGCATTTCGCCCACAATTGTTACACCTTCTTCTTTTAAAATT
The Aequorivita iocasae genome window above contains:
- a CDS encoding DUF5995 family protein → MAAKTIDEVIARLDNIIDAECAKNSCMAYFPILYREVTVRIKEGILNNEFENNPRMEKLDVLFANRYIEAYECLGKNQPFTKSWKKAFEVAKKGNLLIMQHLLLGINAHINLDLGIAVAETVGDDGELMDFENDFNKINEILGSMIANVESKIITVSPLFGLLDKFGKGREDKLVNFSINVARDGAWLFANQYHFSHNKDEELKTRDTIIATLADKLIHQKSWVLKYLVKTIYFFEKKDVPQIVLVLKQ
- a CDS encoding VOC family protein — its product is MSKHGAIPNLIYSDVNAAVSFLKKAFGFKEHGVYKDDNGKIFHAQLVLGKALIMVNPFNPDTAFGKMLNLPKNLEGYNTQTPYFIIENVDEHYKNAKANGAEIVMDIKDEDYGGRGYSCKDPEGNIWSFGSYNPFSEK
- a CDS encoding TM2 domain-containing protein, whose product is MEEQQNQGYDSTQQQSRNTANESWNQPSPQHNQENKKILAGILAILLGGFGIHKFILGYTQEGIIQIIITVVTCGIGSIIGLIEGIIYLTKSDEEFYQTYQVGKKGWF